GTTCGGTGAGGGAGTCGAGCAGCCGAGCGGCACCGTCGAACCGCCGAGTCGTCCGGGCGAGCCGTTCAGCGTGCTCGGCTTCGAGGATGTCTTCGCCGCAGGAGTCTCTCTGCCCCTCGAGTCAGGTGCGGGCTCGCTGAGGGTGCCGACGCCGGAGGGGCTTTGCGTCCTCAAGATCGCGGCGTTCCACGATCGTCGGCCGGCAGTGACCAAGGACGCGCAGGACCTGGCACTGGTGCTGAGCTGGTATGTCGATTCCGACTCTGTGCGCGAACACGTCTACACCTCGGAGCACAGTCTTCTCGAGGAGGCCGATTGGCGGCCGGATGTGGCGGCTGCGGCCCTCTGCGGCCGGACGATGCGACGCATTCTCTCGTCTGCCGCCTTGCCGCTGCTGCTCGGGCAGTGGGAGGTGAGCCGTGAGGCGGCACGAGAAGTCGTGTGGCACAGCAGGCAGCTGACGGGAGATCGTGATCACATCGCTGCCCTGGTCACCGCACTCGACCGTGGGCTCCACGACGACCGCTGATCGCGGCGTACCGACTGGCCGGGTGCGGAAGTGACTGGTCGATGGTGCAGAAGTGACTGCTCGGCGGGGTGTGCGGCGGTGGGGGAGCGGGTAAAGAGGGGTCGTGCCCGACGAGACCCCGACGGACCCCGCTGCCACCGACCCGTTCTGGGCGCCGGTACGCCGCCGGCACCCCGACGTCGACATCGTCCTGCTCCCGCCGGAGTCCCCCGAGCAGCCGACGTCCGAGGAGCCCGCACCCGAAGCGACCGAGCCGGTCGACCCGGCCGAGCTCGAGGAGCTCGCCGGCGACCTGGTCAGCGCCCTGTGGCGGGCGGCGGTCGGCGACACCGACCCGACCGAGCGCGAGCAGCGCTGGGTCCAGGACCGCGTGCAGACCACCTGGACCCACGAGACCGGTGACCCGGTCGACCCCGCCACCGCGCAGGCCGTCGTACGCCGCCTGGATGACGTCCTGGAGCAGGCCGGGTACGACGTGCTCGCGCCCCCCGACGGGCTGCCCCGCGTGCAGGCCGGGAAGCCCGACGGGCTGAGCCGCGCCGAGGTGCTGCTGCTCGTGGTGCCGGAGGCCGGGCGGCTGGTGCTGCGGCACCGCTCCGGCGCGTGGCCGGTGGCTCCGTGAGCGGGGTGGGCCAGTGAGCCAGATGGGGCTGGAGTACAACGCGCTGCGCGCCGGCAGCGAGCGCTGGTCGAGCCTGGGCGAGCTGCTGGAGGAGACCGCCAGGGACTTCGGCAGCGCCCCCACCGCCGGCCTCGCGCCGGAGGTGCAGGGCGCGGCGCGGGCGTTCCTGAGCGCCTGGGAGGGCTACGCGGGGGAGAGCGCCGCGATCGTCGAGGGCTTCTCGACCGCGCTGGAGGAGGTCGCGGCCCGCACCGCCGCCACCGACAGCCACACCCGGGGCGAGATGGACGCCCTCGACAGCCGCCTCGGGCCGGCCCGATGACCACGATCACCGTCCCGGCCTCCGAGCCGGAGATCCGCGAGCCCGAGGGCAGCCCGGCCGGCGCCGACCAGCTCGCCGAGCGGCTCTTCACCGCGGTCGGTCGCTACGACGAGGTCGCCACCGAGGCCGGCCACCTCCAGTCGCTGCAGGGCTGGTGGGGCGAGGCCTACGACGCCTACCGCGGGGCCGCCTCCCGCGCCGGCGACGAGCACGACGCGATGGCCACCACGCTGCGCCGGGTGGCACGGGCGGTGACGGCGTACGCCGACGACCTGCGCGCCCACCAGGGCGTCGCCGACGACCTGGTGAGCCGCAAGGGCGAGCTCGACGCCGACCGCAGCGGCCTGGTCGCCGACATCAACGCGATCACCGACGCGACCCCGCAGGACGTCGAGGTGCTGCGCGCCCGCGCCGCCGACCTGCGCCTGGCCTACCGGCGCCTCGTCGAGGACCACGCCGACCTGCAGCGCGCGGTGCGGGAGAACGAGCAGCGGCTGCGCCAGGCGTTCGAAGCGGGCACCAGCCTGCGCGACGCGCTCTCGGCGACCGGTGGCGCCAGCGACACCGCCGTCGAGGCGATGAACCGGCCCGGGGCGCCCGGCAGCGGCGCGAGCCCCAGCGAGGTGCAGCGCTGGTGGGCCGGGTTGAGCGAGGCGCAGCAGCAGGCCGCGCTGGCGGCGTACCCCAGCCTGCTCGGCCAGGCCGACGGCCTGCCGGCGTCGGTGCGCGACGAGGCCAACCGCCTGCTGCTCGACGACGACCTGGCCACGCTGGCCGCCCAGCGCGACGACGACACCCTGAGCCCCGAGGAGGCGCAGCGCCTGGCCAACGCCGAGGCCACCCAGGAGGCGCTGACCGACGCCGACGGGTTCGAGGACCCGACCACCGGTGAACGCCCGGGTGGGCGGCTGTGGCTCTACGACCCGGGTGCCTTCGACGGCGACGGGCGGGTCGCGGTGGCGATCGGCGACCTCGACACCGCCGCCGACGTCGCGGTGTCGATCCCGGGCATCACCACCGAGACCACCGACGTGGCCGTGGGTGTCAGCGACGCGATCAACCTCTACGAGGCGACCCGCTTCAACGGCGACGGCTCGAGCGTGGCCACCATGTTCTGGCTGGGCTACGACACCCCCGAGGGCGCCATCGACCTCGACACCATCACGCGCGGGCGCGCCGAGGACGGCGGCGAGCGGCTCGCCGACGCCATCGACGGCCTGCGCGCCTCCCGCCCGGGTGAAGCCGCGCACCTGACCGTGATCGGCCACAGCTACGGCTCGACCACCACGTCGTACGCCGCCACCGACCACGCCCTAGCCGTCGACGACGTCGCCCTGATCGGCAGCCCCGGCGCCGGCCCGGCCGACACCGCCGACGACCTCAGCCCCGGCGAGGGCAACGTGTGGGTGGGGCGCAACAGCCGCGATGCGGTGGGGTTCTTCGGCGACGAGGGCTGGTGGCACAACCCCGGCGGGCTGGGCGTCGACCCGTCGTCGGAGGACTTCGACGCGAACCGCTTCGAGGCCGAGTCGGTGCTGCGCAGTGACCACCGCAGCTTCGCCGACCACAGCCGCTACTACGACCACGACTCCGAGTCGCTCTACAACCTCGGGCGCATCGTCGACGGCCAGCACGACGCGGTCAACGCGGGTGACCAGACCTACGACCCGTGGTGGCGCTGGGCCGACGACCCCGAGGGCGAGCGCGAGCCGTCCACCTGGGTGCCCGGGCGATCCGAGACGAGGGCCGAGCCGTGAGGCGGCTCGCGATGGTCGCGTTCGGCCTGGCCCTGGTGACGGCCGCCGGGTGCGGCGAGGGGCCCGCGGCGGACGAGCCGTCCGAGCAGACGGCGGTCGCGGAGCTCGAGTCGCTGGCCGATGACGTGATCAGCACCGGGGGAGAGGTCGTCGACATCTTGGAGGCCGCCGGGCTCGAGGTGGCCCGGGCCGGTGGCAAGGGCGACTACTGCCAGTCGACGCCCCGCCCCGGCTTCACCTTCGCGCTCGGCGGCGCGCTCGCCGAGGGCCCCGGGGGCGCGGCGTACGACGGCCAGTTCACGGCGGCGCGCAACGCGCTGGTCGACGACGGCTGGGAGGTCGACGACGAGGGCGAGGTGGCCCGCACCGGCCAGCAGCAGCCCGAGGCGTGGGCCAACCTGCTGCGCGACGACTGGCGGCTCACCCTGCGTCGCGACCCGCTCGAGGGGTCCGACGCCCTCGTCTTCGCCCTCACCGGCCTCGACGCCTGCATCCGCATCCCCGACACCACCACCCGCGTCCCCGAGGACCTCGAGGAGGTGCCGCTCGTGGGGCCGGGGGCGCAGCAGTGATGCGCCGGGCGGGGCGGGCCGTGGCCCTCGCGCTCCTGGTTGCGCTGCTTCCCGCTTGCGGTGCCAGCGAGGAGGAGGCCATGGACGACCTCGAGGTGCTGGCGGACGACCTGATGGCGAGAGGCAGCGAGGTGGTCGAGGTGCTGGAGGCAGCCGGTCTCGAGGTCGCCTTGGCGCGCGGCGAGGGCGACTACTGCCAGATGGTGCCCGTGCAGGGGTTGACCTTCGCCTTCGGCGGTGCGCTCACCGAGGACGTGGCCTACGCCGAGAGGTTCCGGGTCGCCCGCGACGCCATGGTCGACCAGGGTTGGGAGGTCGTCGTCGAGGGCGAGTATGCGCGGCGCGGTGAGCGTCCCCACCCCTACGTTGAGCTGGAGCGCGAGGACCATCGGCTCTCGCTCGACCTGACCGCGCTCGAGGGGTCGGACGCCCTCGTCTTCGGTCTGACCCGCGACGACGACTGCGTCCGCGTGCCCGGCGACGGCGTGCAGCTGCCCGAGGACCTCGAGGAGGTCGTCCTCGTCGAGTGAGCGACGCTGCCCCTCGTTGATCGAGCAGTGACGAGCGCCAGCGAGGAGCGTCGTCGAGACCCCGCAAACGTCGTGGGCACCGCACGCCATGGGGTCACGGGGTTTCGGCGACGCTCGAGCCTTCGGCCCTCGCTGCTCAACCAACGGCGGGGAGACCACCACGCGGACACACCCCCAGGACACCCAGAGCCCTCCCTACGCTCGACGACGTCGCAGCAGCCGCTGACCCGACGCCAGCCACCTGAGCAGGAGCACCGATGACGCACCGCCCCGAGACCCTGGCCGTCCACGCCGGCCAGGAGGAGGCCGACCCGGCGACGAACGCCCGGGCCGTGCCGATCTACCAGACGACGTCCTACGTCTTCGACGACACCGACCACGCCGCGAACCTCTTCGCGCTGGCCGAGCCGGGCAACATCTACACCCGCATCATGAACCCGACCCAGTCGGTCTTCGAGGAGCGGATGACCCAGCTCGAGGGTGGCATGGGGGCGCTGGCGACGGCGAGCGGCTCGGCGGCGACGACGTACGCCGTGCTCAACCTCTGCTATGCCGGCGACAACATCGTGGCGCTCTCGACGCTGTACGGCGGCACCTACGCGCTGTTCGCGCACACGCTGCCGCAGTTCGGGATCGAGGTGCGCTTCGTCGACCCGGAGAAGCCGGAGGACCTGGCCAAGCACGTCGACGAGAAGACGAAGATGGTCTTCGGCGAGACCGTCGGCAACCCCAAGATCAACGTGATCGACCTGCCGGCCTGGTCGGAGGCGGCGCACGCGCAGGGCCTGCCGTTCGTGGTCGACAACACCGCGCCGACGCCGTACCTGGTGCGGCCCTTCGAGCACGGTGTCGACGTCGTGGTGCACGCGGCGACGAAGTTCATCGGTGGCCACGGCACCTCGATCGGCGGCGTGATCGTCGACTCGGGCAACTTCGACTGGGCGGCGCACTCCGACCGCTTCCCGGGCCTGACCAAGCCCGACCCGGCCTACCACGGCGCGGTGTGGACCGAGGCCGCCGGCCCGGCGGCGTACATCATCCGGGCCCGCACGGTGCTGCTGCGCAACACGGGTGCTGCGATCACCCCGATGAACTCGTGGCTGTTCCTGCAGGGCCTGGAGACCTTGCACCTGCGCATGGAGCGCCACAGCGCCAACGCGCTCAAGGTCGCCGAGCACCTGCAGGGCCACGACGCGGTGTCGTGGGTCAGCTACCCCGGCCTGCCCGACAGCCCCTACAAGGCGGTGGCCGACAAGATCCACACCGGCCACGGGTACGGCGGCCTGCTGAGCTTCGGGGTGAAGTCGGGCCGCGAGGGCGGCAAGAAGTTCATCGAGGCGCTCGAGCTCTTCAGCCACCTGGCCAACATCGGTGACGCGAAGTCGCTGGCGATCCACAACGCCACCACCACCCACAGCCAGCTCACGCCCGAGGAGCTGGTGGGCGCGGGCGTGCCGGAGGACATGGTGCGCCTCTCGATCGGCATCGAGAACGTCGAGGACCTGATCGCCGACCTCGACCAGGCCCTCGCCGCGACCAGCTGACGCAGGGACTCCGACCTGTGAGCGGTCCGCTCCTCGACGCCGTGGCCCAGCGGGTCGTCCTCGCCTCCGAGGACGACCCGCTGCGGCTGCGTGGCGGCAAGAGCCTCGAGCACGTCGAGGTGGTCTACGAGACGTACGGCGAGCTGTCGCCGGCGCGAGACAACGCGGTCTTCATCTGCCACGCGCTGACCGGTGACGCGCACGCGGCGGGCTACCGGCGCGGGGAGGACCCGCACACCGCGAAGCCGGGCTGGTGGGACCGGATGATCGGGCCGGGCAAGCCGGTCGACACCGACCGGTTCTTCGTGATCGCCCCCAACATCCTCGGCGGCTGCTCGGGCACCACCGGTCCGATGAGCATCGACCCGGCGACGGGGGAGCCGCGCTACCTCGACTTCCCGCTGCTGCACGTCGCCGACCTGGTCGCCTGCCACCGCCGCCTGCTGGCGCACCTCGAGATCGAGACCCTGTACGCCGCTGTGGGCGGCTCGATGGGCGGCATGCAGGTCCTGCAGTGGGTGATCGACGAGCCGGGGCGCATCGAGCGCGCGGTCGTGGTCGCGGCCTCGTCGCGGCTGACCGCGGAGAACATCGCGTTCTCTTCGGTGGCGCGCCAGGCGATCATGGCCGACCCGGAGTTCCACGGCGGGCGCTACGCCGAGCACGGCGTCGTACCGCGGCACGGGCAGAAGGTGGCCCGGATGATGGCCCACATCACCTACGTCTCGCCGCAGTCGCTGGAGACCCGCTTCGACCACCAGCGCGACTCTGTCGGCGACGACCAGTGGCGCCTGGAGCCCGACTTCGAGGTCGAGCACTACCTGCAGCACCAGGGCGAGACGTTCCTGGGCCGCTTCGACTCGCTGTCCTACCTCTACCTGACCCGGCTGATGGACTACTTCGACCCGTTCGCCGACGAACCGAACGCCGAGCGCCTCGCCGGCTGCCGCACCCGCTTCCAGGTGACGTCCTTCTCCTCCGACTGGCGCTTCGACACCGCCCAGTCCATGCGCCTGACCGAGCAGCTGCAGGCCCACGGCGTCGACGCCGACCACGCCGAGATCCACAGCCCCTACGGCCACGACTCCTTCCTCCTCGACCCCCCGGGCTACCTCGACCGCGTCGCCACCTTCCTCCAGTAGGCAGGCCGTTGGTCGAGCAGTGAGGCGCCCCAGCGCCGATCGTCGTCGAGACCCCGCAAGAGGCAAGACGTCCGGAGAGGCCGCCTCCCCACGCTGGTTGAGGAGGGACGAGGCCGGCCCCACGTTGGTTGAGGAGGGACGAAGTCCCGTCTCGAAACCACCGCTACAGGACGAGCAGTGAGACACCCGAACGCCGCAGTACGTCGCGCTGGCGCCACTTGGACCGCAGTCCCCGCGCGAGTCTGCCGAGCGACCAGCCCAGCAGAATCGGACTAGACCACTTCCGCCAAGAAGCGCGTCCTGCGCATCTATCACGTGACAGGCGTGTAAACGATGTGTCCATCTTTGCCGTCGACGTGCAACGGGTCCGTCCGGTGTGGTTTGCTAAGCCTCACAACCACTACTTGAGCATCGTCGGTGCTCGCATGGGGAGTCTCTCAGCATGAAGAAACTGATCGCGGGCCTGCTGATGGCCTTCATGATGTCCGCGGGGCTGGTCGCTACGACCGCCGTCCCGGCCAGCGCCGACTGCGGCTACGAGAAGTGCAGCGGCACCAAGACTGCGGCCAAGGTGCTCAAGGCCAAGGCGCGCTTCCTCGCGCGGATCCAGGTTGATGTCGGGCGGACCGGCAAGAACCGTGGGCCCCTCGACGGCACCCTGACCTTCTCCTGCGCCAAGCCGCTGAAGAGCGGCAAGATCAAGCAGATCTCCTACACGGAGGACCTCCGTGAGGGTAACAACGTGTACAAGTTCAAGCTTCGCCCCAAGGGCAAGTGGAGCTGCAACATCGTCTACGTGCCGGACCCGGACGGGCCGTACGAGTCGAGCAGCACCACGGTGAACGTGAAGGTCGACAACCGCAACGGTTGAGTTCGAAGAGAAGGGGCGGCCCCGATGGGGCCGCCCCTTTCTCGCTGTCCTGACACACTGAGCGCCGATCCGTGAGACCACGGTGGGTGCGATAACGCTGGGAAGGTGCTGCGATGCGGCGTCGCCGTCTGTGGGGGTGGGCCCTCACGGTAGTTGTGGTGGCCGTCGTGGCTTGGGCCGGTTGGGTCGGCTACCAGGCTCTGAAGGTGCAGCGGTCGCTCACGGCCGCCGCCGAGGCTGCCTCCCAGGTGCTCGCCGCGGCCCAGGCCGGTGACGACCGCCAGCTCGAGGCGAAACTGGACGAGCTCGGCAGCGCCAGCTCCGACGCGGCAGCCAGGACGGACACGTGGTCCTGGTCGCTGGCGACGGTGCTGCCCTTCGTGGGTGACGACGCTGAGGGGGTCCAGGTCGCGAGCTCGGTGCTGGCCGACCTCACGGACGGCGCCTCCCGACGCGTCGTCGACGTGCTCGACGACCTCGACACGCTGGTGCCCGACGAGGGGCGTGTCGACGTGGAGGCCGTCGAGGCGTTGCAGGATCCGATCTCCTCAACAGCGGCTGACCTGGCGGAGGGTCGCGACCGACTGTCGGCTGTCGACTCCACCGGTTTCGTAGGCCTCTTCCGCGACAAGTACGACGAGCTGCTGAGCGAGACGACCCGGGCAGCCAACGGCCTAGCAGCCGCGGACGCCGCAGCGAGCGTGCTGCCCACGATGCTGGGCGCCGAGGGTCCCCAGCGTTACCTGTTGGTCTTCCAGAACAACGCGGAGATCAGGGCCACGGGTGGTCTGCCAGGCTCGGCCGCCCTGGTGACGGCGCAGGACGGGGCCATCGATCTCGTGCGTCAGGTGCCGGGCAACAGCTTTGGACGCCGCGATGGGAGCGTGCTCCCGCTGACCCCTGGCGAGCTTTCGTTGTACGGTTCCGAGCTGGGGACCTACTTCCTCGACGCCAACTTCACGCCCGACTTCAGTCGTGCCGCCCAGCTCTGGCAGGCACGGTGGCAGGAGAGGTACCCAGGGCGCATCGACGGCGTGATCGGCCTCGACACGGTCGCCCTCGGGTACCTGATGGATGGCATGTCCCCGGTGACCGTGGACGGCGTTCGACTGACGTCGGAGAACGTGGTGGACGAGCTCCTGCACCAGGTGTACCTGCGTTATGAGCGGCCGGCCGACCAGGACGCTTTCTTCCAGCAGGTTGCTGCTCAGGTGTTCGACCGCGTCAGCGCCGGTGAGGTCGATCCGCGAAAGCTGCTTGCCGCCTTAGGGCGGGCTGGCAATGAGGGTCGAGCGCAGCTGGCAGTCTCGGATGACGCTGTCGCTGATCGGCTGGAGGGCACGCGTGTCCTGGGTCCCGGTTCCGTGGAGGGCGCGGACAGCGACGTCATGGTGACCTTCAACGACACCACCGCGGCCAAGCTGTCCTACTTCTTCCGCAGCGACGTGCGCACGCGCAGCGTCTACTGCATGGACGACCAGCAGGCCTACGAGATCGACATGAGGCTGGAGTCGCTCGCGCCCCGCGACGCCGGCCAGCTGCCGCCCTACGTGGCGGGAACGGGACCGCAGCAGCCCGGAGACCAGGTAGTGACCATCCGCGTCTTCACGCCAGTGAACGGCTCCCTGGGTGATCTGCGGATCAATGGGGCGTCAGTCGATGCCGAGGAGCAGCTCTTCGAGGGACGCGAGGTGCTGACGACCTACGTCGGACTGCGTCCCGGTGAGATCACTGACCTGTCGTTGCGGATGCTTTCCGGGAACGGCCAGGGAGGCGCGACCAGGGTCTTCAGAACTCCCGGCCTGGATGCTGGCGCCTGGGACGAGGTCCCTTCTGCTTGTGGCTCCTGATGTAGCGAGGTTGCGGAGGGCTCAGCGCCCCAGGTGCGGGTCGTGCGGAGCGGAGTGTCCGCGCCGTCACGCGCGCTGGCGACGTGGGGGATGTCGGTGCGGCCGTCGGCCGGCGAGGAAGCAGCTCATGGGTGTTTAATGCTGTCCTGGCTGGCGCAATCCATGCAAGTTGGACAGCTCGCCCTCTGACAAGGCGACCCTCTGCGGGTTCTGGTCGGGTCCCCGCCGAGTCCGGCCCAATCGGGCGGGGGCTCTAAGGGTTAGAGCTGAGCTGTGCTCAGGGCAATCGAACCGCGTAGCTGACCGCAGCATCGCCACGCACATCAACAACATTGAGAATCACCAGGCCCCCATCGGGCAGGTTGAAGAACTGGGCGACAGGGGTGGTGCCGTCCCCGATGGACGAGTCGCTGCGGTTCTGCCATCCCGCGCCTTCTAGCAAGGCCACAGCGTCGGCAGCCGCGTCGGCGACAGTGTTGTCGGTGCTGATCGTCACGGCGAAGGAACCGGCCGGGTCCCCCGACTCGGCCGAAACAACCTCACCCTCGACGACGGGTGCGAGGTCGCGTGGGTAGTCCTGTGGTAGGCCGTCCTCAGACTGGGGCGCTGCGCTGTCGCTGATGAAGTCATTGGGAATGGGCTCGCCGGACGTCTCAGAGGAGTCAGAGCTGCAACCGGTTGTCACGATCATGGCGGCGACAAGGCAGGTAGCGGCCACAGCACGAGCTCGACGATGTCTCATCAATTCTCCAGTTCCAACTTGCGGTTCATGGGTGACCGAGAGCGAGTGGTCTAGCACGGCGCTCCGCTACTCCGAGGCTTGTGTCCCTCTGCTGCGCCTTC
The Nocardioides marinisabuli genome window above contains:
- a CDS encoding alpha/beta hydrolase, whose amino-acid sequence is MTTITVPASEPEIREPEGSPAGADQLAERLFTAVGRYDEVATEAGHLQSLQGWWGEAYDAYRGAASRAGDEHDAMATTLRRVARAVTAYADDLRAHQGVADDLVSRKGELDADRSGLVADINAITDATPQDVEVLRARAADLRLAYRRLVEDHADLQRAVRENEQRLRQAFEAGTSLRDALSATGGASDTAVEAMNRPGAPGSGASPSEVQRWWAGLSEAQQQAALAAYPSLLGQADGLPASVRDEANRLLLDDDLATLAAQRDDDTLSPEEAQRLANAEATQEALTDADGFEDPTTGERPGGRLWLYDPGAFDGDGRVAVAIGDLDTAADVAVSIPGITTETTDVAVGVSDAINLYEATRFNGDGSSVATMFWLGYDTPEGAIDLDTITRGRAEDGGERLADAIDGLRASRPGEAAHLTVIGHSYGSTTTSYAATDHALAVDDVALIGSPGAGPADTADDLSPGEGNVWVGRNSRDAVGFFGDEGWWHNPGGLGVDPSSEDFDANRFEAESVLRSDHRSFADHSRYYDHDSESLYNLGRIVDGQHDAVNAGDQTYDPWWRWADDPEGEREPSTWVPGRSETRAEP
- a CDS encoding O-acetylhomoserine aminocarboxypropyltransferase/cysteine synthase family protein, with protein sequence MTHRPETLAVHAGQEEADPATNARAVPIYQTTSYVFDDTDHAANLFALAEPGNIYTRIMNPTQSVFEERMTQLEGGMGALATASGSAATTYAVLNLCYAGDNIVALSTLYGGTYALFAHTLPQFGIEVRFVDPEKPEDLAKHVDEKTKMVFGETVGNPKINVIDLPAWSEAAHAQGLPFVVDNTAPTPYLVRPFEHGVDVVVHAATKFIGGHGTSIGGVIVDSGNFDWAAHSDRFPGLTKPDPAYHGAVWTEAAGPAAYIIRARTVLLRNTGAAITPMNSWLFLQGLETLHLRMERHSANALKVAEHLQGHDAVSWVSYPGLPDSPYKAVADKIHTGHGYGGLLSFGVKSGREGGKKFIEALELFSHLANIGDAKSLAIHNATTTHSQLTPEELVGAGVPEDMVRLSIGIENVEDLIADLDQALAATS
- the metX gene encoding homoserine O-acetyltransferase MetX, whose product is MSGPLLDAVAQRVVLASEDDPLRLRGGKSLEHVEVVYETYGELSPARDNAVFICHALTGDAHAAGYRRGEDPHTAKPGWWDRMIGPGKPVDTDRFFVIAPNILGGCSGTTGPMSIDPATGEPRYLDFPLLHVADLVACHRRLLAHLEIETLYAAVGGSMGGMQVLQWVIDEPGRIERAVVVAASSRLTAENIAFSSVARQAIMADPEFHGGRYAEHGVVPRHGQKVARMMAHITYVSPQSLETRFDHQRDSVGDDQWRLEPDFEVEHYLQHQGETFLGRFDSLSYLYLTRLMDYFDPFADEPNAERLAGCRTRFQVTSFSSDWRFDTAQSMRLTEQLQAHGVDADHAEIHSPYGHDSFLLDPPGYLDRVATFLQ
- a CDS encoding DUF4012 domain-containing protein, producing the protein MAVVAWAGWVGYQALKVQRSLTAAAEAASQVLAAAQAGDDRQLEAKLDELGSASSDAAARTDTWSWSLATVLPFVGDDAEGVQVASSVLADLTDGASRRVVDVLDDLDTLVPDEGRVDVEAVEALQDPISSTAADLAEGRDRLSAVDSTGFVGLFRDKYDELLSETTRAANGLAAADAAASVLPTMLGAEGPQRYLLVFQNNAEIRATGGLPGSAALVTAQDGAIDLVRQVPGNSFGRRDGSVLPLTPGELSLYGSELGTYFLDANFTPDFSRAAQLWQARWQERYPGRIDGVIGLDTVALGYLMDGMSPVTVDGVRLTSENVVDELLHQVYLRYERPADQDAFFQQVAAQVFDRVSAGEVDPRKLLAALGRAGNEGRAQLAVSDDAVADRLEGTRVLGPGSVEGADSDVMVTFNDTTAAKLSYFFRSDVRTRSVYCMDDQQAYEIDMRLESLAPRDAGQLPPYVAGTGPQQPGDQVVTIRVFTPVNGSLGDLRINGASVDAEEQLFEGREVLTTYVGLRPGEITDLSLRMLSGNGQGGATRVFRTPGLDAGAWDEVPSACGS